A single region of the Lysinibacillus sp. B2A1 genome encodes:
- a CDS encoding RNA polymerase subunit sigma, translating into MFEEQFYLHNQTIFKYLYYLLNDEKLAEDFTQETFIRFFKYQQTIKEDAELAWLRSTARNLAYDHYRRKRLIQFVPFLNDHEEQDPTSPHQWITQQEDAQTLYLAISKLKLTYRDVIILRKIEDLTIQETCDVLGWNEGKVKNTLKRALVALKKQLGGEFDEEL; encoded by the coding sequence ATGTTTGAAGAACAATTTTATCTACATAATCAAACCATTTTTAAATACTTATATTACTTACTCAATGATGAAAAGTTAGCGGAGGATTTCACACAGGAGACATTTATTCGCTTTTTCAAATACCAGCAGACAATTAAAGAAGATGCTGAACTAGCATGGTTAAGGAGCACTGCACGTAATCTAGCCTACGATCATTACCGCCGCAAAAGGCTTATTCAATTTGTCCCTTTTTTAAACGATCATGAGGAGCAAGACCCTACCTCCCCACATCAATGGATAACTCAGCAAGAAGATGCACAGACGCTTTATCTTGCAATTAGCAAACTTAAGCTTACTTATCGAGATGTTATTATTTTACGAAAGATTGAGGACTTAACCATTCAGGAGACCTGTGATGTCTTAGGCTGGAATGAAGGGAAAGTAAAAAACACTTTAAAACGTGCACTTGTTGCATTAAAAAAGCAACTTGGAGGTGAATTTGATGAAGAGCTATGA
- a CDS encoding 5-carboxymethyl-2-hydroxymuconate semialdehyde dehydrogenase (catalyzes the formation of betaine from betaine aldehyde) codes for MENTQTKLKEVKLFINGEYVESSSQTLFEVKNPATQEIIAKVHEASFEDVDRACEAARQAFEVGPWRRMPLSERLAKIRRMAEIILERKEELARLEALDVGKPYQVALEREIPRAAENLKFFADFMEQQGGEVYPMDDAYLNYTRYEPVGVAALITPWNLPFMLTTWKLGPCLASGNTAVIKPAEITPLTVSLLGEIAQQAGIPDGVVNVVHGFGVQSAGEFMTTHPEVDLISFTGETTTGKAIMKNGADSLKKVSFELGGKAANIIFEDANLEKAIPVSIQAAFMNSGQVCLAGSRILVQRAILDEFLTRFKEAAAALVVGDPQDAKTNMGPVVSEAHYNKVTSYLSVAEYENSTLIYGGKRPKLPAQLSTGYYLQPTIYLQENPQARICQEEIFGPIVTIIPFNTEEEALAIANGTEYGLNAVVWTENLQRAHRISHDVRAGTIWVNCWFVRDLRAPFGGFKKSGIGREGGHHSLEFFTEAKNICIALK; via the coding sequence ATGGAGAATACACAAACGAAATTGAAAGAAGTTAAACTATTTATAAATGGAGAATATGTAGAATCTTCTTCTCAAACATTATTCGAGGTGAAAAATCCTGCGACCCAGGAAATTATTGCAAAAGTCCATGAAGCAAGCTTTGAAGACGTGGATCGGGCGTGTGAAGCGGCACGGCAAGCTTTTGAAGTAGGTCCATGGCGAAGAATGCCTTTATCTGAGCGTTTAGCCAAAATTCGTCGAATGGCAGAAATTATTCTAGAACGCAAAGAGGAGTTAGCGCGCCTTGAAGCATTAGATGTAGGTAAGCCTTATCAAGTAGCATTAGAACGTGAAATTCCTCGTGCCGCGGAAAATTTGAAGTTTTTTGCTGATTTTATGGAACAGCAAGGCGGTGAAGTATACCCGATGGATGATGCTTATTTAAATTATACACGCTATGAACCAGTTGGGGTTGCAGCATTAATAACTCCTTGGAATTTACCGTTTATGTTAACAACATGGAAGCTTGGTCCATGCCTAGCTTCAGGAAATACAGCAGTCATAAAACCAGCAGAAATTACACCATTAACTGTATCGTTACTTGGTGAGATTGCACAACAGGCGGGCATTCCAGACGGGGTCGTTAACGTTGTCCACGGCTTTGGAGTACAGTCAGCAGGGGAATTTATGACGACACACCCCGAAGTTGATTTAATTTCCTTCACAGGGGAAACAACGACAGGAAAAGCAATCATGAAAAACGGTGCTGACTCATTGAAAAAGGTTTCCTTTGAGTTAGGGGGGAAGGCAGCGAATATTATTTTTGAAGATGCGAATTTAGAAAAAGCCATCCCCGTATCGATTCAAGCGGCATTTATGAATTCCGGTCAAGTTTGTCTAGCGGGTTCGCGTATTTTAGTGCAACGCGCGATTCTAGATGAATTCCTTACACGTTTTAAAGAAGCAGCGGCAGCATTAGTAGTTGGTGATCCGCAAGATGCTAAGACGAATATGGGGCCAGTCGTAAGTGAAGCACATTATAACAAGGTAACAAGCTATTTAAGTGTAGCTGAATATGAAAATTCTACGCTTATTTATGGTGGTAAACGACCTAAATTACCAGCTCAATTGAGTACGGGTTATTATTTACAGCCAACAATTTATTTACAAGAAAATCCGCAAGCTCGCATTTGCCAAGAGGAGATTTTCGGTCCTATCGTTACAATTATCCCGTTTAATACAGAGGAAGAGGCACTTGCAATAGCTAATGGAACAGAGTACGGTTTAAATGCAGTTGTCTGGACCGAAAATTTACAGCGTGCACACCGTATTTCTCATGATGTACGTGCAGGTACAATTTGGGTAAATTGCTGGTTTGTGCGCGACTTACGAGCTCCTTTTGGAGGCTTTAAAAAGAGTGGCATAGGACGTGAAGGCGGCCACCATAGCTTGGAATTTTTCACAGAAGCAAAAAATATATGTATTGCGTTGAAGTGA
- a CDS encoding 4-oxalocrotonate tautomerase: protein MPFIQVTFIEGRTPEQKERLIAEVSQTVSSVLDAPLETVRVCLNEIPSTHWGIAGKSIQRRQNE from the coding sequence ATGCCATTTATTCAAGTAACATTCATTGAAGGACGGACACCCGAGCAAAAGGAACGGTTAATTGCAGAAGTAAGCCAAACTGTTTCATCTGTTTTAGATGCACCACTTGAAACAGTTCGTGTGTGCTTAAATGAAATCCCAAGCACTCATTGGGGAATTGCAGGGAAGTCTATCCAGCGTCGTCAAAATGAATAA
- a CDS encoding 4-oxalocrotonate decarboxylase, which produces MMKTDTLDQIAYELYKAEREMTEVTKFVDQYPELTVETAYNIQDKLIELKCMHEETTISGLKLGLTSKAKQQMMGVHEPSYGMLLANMELNAKQPISLKSLIHPKIEPEIAFVFKQDLGGPIVTVAQVLEATDYIAPAMEIIDSRYLNFNFTLPDVIADNSSSSRYIVSSQKYAVNEVDLVNMGCIFTQNDEIFATSTAGSVMGHPARAIAWMANKLIARGQHIRAGDIVLSGALTGSATMHAGDNFTVSFDGMESLIVQIER; this is translated from the coding sequence ATGATGAAAACCGATACGTTAGATCAAATTGCGTATGAGTTGTATAAAGCAGAGCGAGAAATGACAGAGGTTACGAAGTTTGTTGATCAATACCCAGAGCTGACGGTGGAAACTGCCTATAATATTCAAGACAAATTAATTGAACTGAAGTGTATGCATGAGGAAACAACCATTTCAGGGCTAAAGCTTGGGTTAACGAGTAAGGCAAAGCAACAAATGATGGGAGTTCATGAGCCTTCTTACGGTATGCTGTTAGCGAATATGGAGTTAAATGCAAAGCAGCCGATTTCATTAAAGTCTCTCATTCATCCGAAAATTGAACCGGAGATTGCCTTTGTATTTAAGCAGGATTTAGGTGGCCCGATTGTAACCGTTGCACAGGTGTTGGAAGCAACTGACTATATTGCGCCTGCAATGGAGATTATCGATAGTCGTTATTTAAATTTCAATTTTACATTACCGGATGTGATTGCTGATAACTCTTCTTCCTCGCGTTACATAGTGAGTTCGCAAAAATATGCGGTGAACGAGGTGGATCTTGTGAATATGGGCTGTATTTTCACACAAAATGATGAGATTTTTGCGACAAGTACAGCAGGTTCTGTAATGGGACATCCGGCACGAGCCATTGCATGGATGGCTAATAAATTAATCGCTCGTGGACAGCATATTCGAGCTGGAGATATTGTGCTAAGTGGCGCGCTAACAGGCTCTGCAACAATGCATGCAGGTGATAACTTTACTGTAAGCTTTGACGGAATGGAGTCGTTAATAGTTCAAATAGAACGATAG
- the dmpG gene encoding 4-hydroxy-2-oxovalerate aldolase: MKKITVLDVTLRDGSHSMRHAFTEQQVREVARGLRKAKVKYFEVSHGDGLGGSSLQYGFSKVDELKLIEAAREECGDSAISVLILPGIGVKEDLKNAVKAGAKMARVATHVTEADVAGQHIYLSRELGLKTVGFLMMAHMAPTSVIVEQAKLFESYGAEIIYVTDSAGAMLPHQVMERVAALKSHVSCEIGFHAHNNLSLAMANTIAAIEAGATYVDGSLRCLGAGSGNTQTEVMVAVFDRLGYETGIDLYSVIDVANEVVAPFMPRPQEITGSSLIMGYAGVYSSFLLFTQEAAKKYNVDEREILVELGRKKAVGGQEDLIAEIAREIANHKQTVRRNAR; encoded by the coding sequence ATGAAAAAAATAACAGTTTTAGATGTAACATTGCGTGATGGTAGTCATTCTATGCGTCATGCATTTACAGAGCAGCAGGTGAGAGAGGTTGCGCGTGGTTTAAGGAAGGCAAAGGTGAAATATTTTGAGGTATCCCATGGAGATGGATTAGGGGGCTCCTCATTACAGTATGGATTTTCCAAAGTAGATGAGCTGAAGTTAATCGAAGCAGCACGAGAAGAATGTGGGGATTCGGCTATTTCGGTGCTAATTTTACCAGGCATTGGTGTAAAGGAAGATTTAAAAAATGCAGTAAAGGCTGGAGCTAAAATGGCTCGTGTTGCAACCCATGTAACCGAGGCCGATGTTGCTGGTCAACATATTTACTTAAGTCGAGAGCTAGGGTTGAAAACAGTTGGATTTTTAATGATGGCACATATGGCTCCAACATCTGTAATAGTTGAACAAGCAAAGTTATTTGAGAGTTACGGCGCTGAAATTATTTATGTGACGGATTCAGCAGGTGCTATGCTACCGCATCAGGTTATGGAACGAGTAGCTGCATTAAAATCGCATGTGTCCTGTGAGATTGGCTTTCATGCACATAATAATTTATCACTTGCAATGGCCAATACGATTGCTGCTATTGAAGCGGGTGCTACGTATGTGGATGGTAGTTTACGCTGTTTAGGTGCAGGTAGTGGTAATACACAAACGGAGGTAATGGTGGCTGTTTTTGATCGTCTGGGCTATGAAACTGGTATTGATTTATATAGTGTAATTGATGTTGCGAATGAAGTGGTTGCACCTTTTATGCCTCGTCCTCAAGAAATAACTGGCTCTAGTTTAATAATGGGCTATGCAGGTGTTTACTCTAGCTTTTTATTATTTACGCAGGAAGCGGCAAAAAAATATAACGTAGATGAGCGTGAAATTTTAGTGGAGCTTGGCAGAAAGAAGGCGGTAGGTGGGCAAGAGGATTTAATCGCAGAAATTGCTCGTGAGATAGCCAATCATAAGCAGACAGTAAGGAGGAACGCGCGATGA
- a CDS encoding acetaldehyde dehydrogenase (acetylating) has translation MAKLKVAILGSGNIGTDLMYKIERSEYLSMSVMVGIDPASEGIQRAKSRGYLTIPNGIEGLVACPELFDIVFDATTAKAHSIHSEKVLALGKKIIDLTPAAIGPFVVPCANLEKFATADNVNMVTCGGQATIPIVYAINQVADVEYAEIVATVASKSAGPGTRANIDEFTRTTARAIEDVGGANKGKAIIILNPADPPIMMRDTVHVLVNERNKEQEILKAIEDIVQAVQQYVPGYRLTSVPIFNGQQVSIFLEVEGAGDFFPTYSGNLDIMTAAAVQVGNEIAKQQHETVKSN, from the coding sequence ATGGCAAAACTAAAGGTTGCGATTTTAGGCTCGGGTAATATCGGTACCGATTTAATGTACAAAATCGAACGTAGTGAGTACTTATCAATGAGTGTCATGGTAGGAATTGACCCTGCCTCTGAGGGAATTCAACGCGCAAAGTCTCGTGGTTATCTTACAATCCCCAATGGAATTGAAGGATTAGTGGCCTGTCCAGAGCTCTTTGATATTGTGTTTGATGCCACAACGGCAAAGGCACATTCGATACACAGTGAGAAAGTGCTAGCTCTTGGTAAAAAGATTATTGATTTAACGCCAGCTGCTATTGGTCCATTTGTTGTGCCGTGTGCTAATTTGGAAAAATTCGCAACGGCCGACAATGTCAATATGGTGACTTGTGGTGGGCAAGCGACTATTCCAATTGTCTATGCGATTAATCAAGTAGCTGATGTTGAATATGCGGAAATTGTTGCTACCGTAGCAAGTAAAAGCGCTGGACCTGGTACTCGGGCTAATATTGATGAGTTTACACGAACTACAGCAAGGGCAATAGAGGACGTGGGCGGAGCGAATAAGGGCAAGGCCATTATTATTTTAAATCCAGCTGATCCGCCGATTATGATGCGTGATACTGTGCATGTTTTAGTAAATGAGCGTAATAAGGAGCAAGAAATATTAAAAGCTATTGAAGATATAGTGCAAGCTGTTCAACAATATGTACCAGGATATCGACTGACAAGTGTACCTATTTTTAATGGTCAACAAGTATCGATTTTTTTAGAGGTTGAAGGGGCAGGAGATTTCTTCCCGACTTATTCAGGAAACCTCGATATTATGACGGCTGCAGCAGTACAAGTAGGTAATGAAATCGCTAAACAGCAACATGAAACAGTGAAATCGAATTAA
- a CDS encoding 2-keto-4-pentenoate hydratase, giving the protein MDRQLYAEKLQEAEVSKQPIAPLTSTIPDITVDDAYAIQLLQIASKQQEGKHIVGKKIGLTSKVMQQQFNVSEPDYGHILSNMVEVDGATISLNHFIQPKLEFEIAFVLKKDLYGPHITVEDVIEATDYIVPALEVIDSRIVDWKICFEDTVADNGSSAMVIIGGKPTKLLDVNLPHIGMNVYRNGELFDSAAAAAVMGDPLRAVAWLANKLSKYHIGLHAGEFVLAGALTAAVTIEDGDTFVAEFAHLGAVSATFRLKEEK; this is encoded by the coding sequence ATGGATAGACAATTATACGCAGAGAAATTACAGGAAGCTGAGGTATCGAAGCAACCTATCGCTCCTTTAACATCTACTATTCCAGATATAACTGTAGATGATGCTTATGCTATTCAATTACTCCAAATTGCTTCAAAGCAACAGGAGGGAAAGCATATTGTCGGTAAGAAAATCGGTTTAACGAGTAAGGTAATGCAGCAGCAATTTAATGTGTCAGAGCCAGACTACGGTCATATTTTATCGAATATGGTGGAGGTCGATGGTGCAACAATTTCACTCAATCATTTTATTCAACCAAAGCTGGAATTTGAGATTGCGTTCGTTTTAAAGAAGGACTTATATGGACCACATATTACAGTGGAGGATGTTATTGAGGCAACGGATTACATCGTCCCTGCATTAGAAGTAATTGATAGCCGGATAGTTGATTGGAAAATTTGTTTTGAAGATACGGTTGCAGACAATGGTTCCTCTGCCATGGTGATTATTGGTGGAAAGCCTACAAAATTGCTAGATGTAAATTTACCACATATTGGGATGAATGTTTACCGAAACGGCGAGCTATTTGATAGTGCCGCCGCTGCAGCTGTAATGGGTGATCCATTACGTGCAGTTGCATGGTTAGCTAATAAGCTTAGTAAATATCATATCGGTTTGCATGCAGGTGAATTTGTGTTGGCAGGTGCTTTGACAGCCGCAGTCACAATTGAGGACGGAGATACGTTTGTAGCAGAGTTTGCTCATTTAGGTGCTGTATCCGCTACGTTTAGGCTGAAGGAGGAGAAATGA
- a CDS encoding flavin reductase: MEDRLFRNAMGKFATGVTVITTNVNGKIHGMTANAFMSVSLDPKLVVISIGEKASMLKHIQQSGTFTVNFLSAQQQELSMLFAGQIKEKRNVTFGDLRGAPTIEGAIAQVSCEVASTYIEGDHTLFIGRVKNMHLEDGEPLLFFNGRYGALSSETPVQI; this comes from the coding sequence ATGGAGGATCGTCTATTTAGAAATGCGATGGGGAAATTTGCAACAGGTGTCACAGTGATTACAACAAATGTAAATGGCAAAATTCATGGCATGACTGCAAATGCGTTCATGTCTGTTTCACTTGATCCAAAATTAGTTGTCATCTCTATTGGTGAAAAAGCTTCTATGCTAAAGCATATCCAACAAAGTGGAACATTTACTGTCAATTTTTTATCGGCCCAGCAGCAAGAGCTGTCAATGCTATTTGCCGGACAAATCAAAGAAAAGCGGAATGTAACATTCGGTGATTTACGAGGTGCGCCAACAATTGAAGGTGCTATTGCGCAAGTTAGCTGTGAGGTGGCAAGTACCTATATAGAAGGTGATCATACGTTATTTATCGGACGAGTGAAAAACATGCATCTAGAAGATGGGGAGCCATTGCTATTCTTTAATGGACGATATGGTGCATTATCATCAGAAACACCAGTGCAGATATAG